The Helicobacter sp. MIT 05-5293 genome window below encodes:
- a CDS encoding Gfo/Idh/MocA family oxidoreductase, which produces MSKSFGIIGVAGFIAPRHLQAIKQNACELRCAMDLRDCAGILDSYFPQADFFVEPERFDRYLDKLKRNHTPLDYISICSPNYLHDSHIRLALRNQSNAICEKPIVLNPWNLDALESLEEETQKHIYTILQLRLHPSIIALKKQIQQDSQNNPHQIYEIDLSYITARGKWYHISWKGDESKSGGIATNIGIHFFDMLIWIFGTPKISIVHHLDEKNASGYLELASAKIRWFLSIDENLLPPSLHENEKKRVFRSLTLNQQEFNFSEGFTDLHTKSYEEILSGRGFRCRESRAAIELVHQIRNATPIGLKGDYHPFNQRLGL; this is translated from the coding sequence ATGAGTAAATCATTTGGTATTATCGGTGTAGCGGGCTTTATAGCCCCTCGTCATCTCCAAGCAATCAAGCAAAATGCTTGTGAGCTCCGATGCGCAATGGATTTGCGTGATTGTGCCGGAATCCTTGATTCATATTTTCCCCAAGCAGATTTTTTTGTCGAACCTGAACGTTTTGATCGCTATCTTGACAAACTAAAACGCAACCACACACCACTTGATTATATCAGTATTTGTTCGCCAAACTACCTTCATGACAGCCATATCCGCCTTGCTCTAAGAAACCAATCAAATGCCATTTGTGAAAAACCTATCGTGCTTAATCCTTGGAATCTTGATGCTTTAGAATCCCTTGAAGAAGAAACACAAAAACACATTTACACGATTTTGCAGCTCCGCCTCCACCCAAGCATCATTGCATTAAAAAAACAAATCCAACAAGATTCTCAAAACAATCCTCACCAAATCTACGAAATTGATTTAAGCTACATTACCGCTCGTGGCAAATGGTATCATATCTCTTGGAAAGGTGATGAGAGCAAAAGTGGAGGCATTGCAACCAATATAGGAATACATTTTTTTGATATGCTGATTTGGATTTTTGGCACACCCAAAATCAGCATTGTGCATCATCTTGATGAAAAAAATGCAAGCGGTTATTTGGAGCTTGCATCAGCAAAGATTCGATGGTTTTTATCTATTGATGAAAATCTTCTTCCGCCGTCCTTACACGAAAATGAGAAAAAAAGAGTCTTTCGATCCCTCACACTCAATCAACAAGAATTTAATTTTAGTGAAGGATTCACTGATTTACACACAAAAAGCTATGAAGAGATTCTATCAGGTAGAGGATTTAGATGTCGTGAATCTCGCGCAGCGATTGAGCTTGTCCATCAGATTCGCAATGCCACTCCCATAGGATTAAAAGGGGATTATCACCCCTTTAATCAAAGGCTAGGCTTATGA
- a CDS encoding HAMP domain-containing sensor histidine kinase: protein MSRIYAKYWVKIVSSINAGEGIAMSDNSKKAIIKILCLYLGTTSVFLCVFFGFFYVREKQHLFVQQVSNAREVSIEAYEILHTYKDDIPLALRHISDEITQPLRIYDKQGKIIFDNIGIELTPKEVSQGFAKRDNKVIIEPSMHERLPRVSPEPRVSNDKNVQDKDSKENKESKDSKEVKETKTKNKYPLSKTRENLRYKVFIQTDALDSQILFLQFKIFVYLILSITLAGVVAYFLVRFSLKPLQEKIDSLNAFIKDSTHEINTPLSIILMSIETFGTQNLNASQLQKIRRIKLASKSLSHLYKDLVVYNFPHVIDDNPQLIALDVLLSERLEYFAAFFEQKSLHLRASIESSTIVASREKITCVVDNLLNNAIKYNKKGGEVIVNLEQGQLSIADTGCGIAQEHLDKIFDRYHRYNDFQGGFGIGLTLVKRICEQYHIEIDVQSTIDVGSRFCLQWS, encoded by the coding sequence ATGTCAAGAATCTACGCAAAATATTGGGTAAAGATTGTATCCTCAATCAACGCGGGAGAGGGTATTGCTATGTCGGATAATTCCAAAAAGGCGATTATCAAGATTCTTTGTCTTTATTTGGGGACGACAAGCGTTTTTTTGTGTGTTTTTTTTGGATTTTTTTATGTCAGAGAAAAGCAACATCTTTTTGTCCAGCAAGTAAGCAATGCACGCGAAGTGAGCATCGAAGCTTATGAGATTTTGCATACTTATAAAGATGATATTCCTCTAGCTTTGAGACACATTAGTGATGAAATCACCCAACCTTTGAGAATCTACGATAAGCAAGGCAAGATTATTTTTGATAATATCGGTATTGAACTCACACCAAAAGAAGTTTCACAGGGTTTTGCCAAAAGAGATAATAAGGTGATTATTGAACCTTCGATGCACGAGAGATTGCCTAGAGTTTCCCCAGAGCCTAGAGTTTCAAATGATAAAAATGTGCAAGATAAAGATTCTAAAGAAAATAAAGAATCCAAAGATTCAAAAGAAGTCAAAGAAACTAAGACAAAAAACAAATACCCGCTTTCCAAGACGCGTGAGAATCTGCGTTATAAGGTTTTTATCCAAACTGATGCTTTGGATTCTCAAATTTTATTTTTACAATTTAAAATCTTTGTTTATTTGATTCTATCTATTACCCTAGCAGGCGTGGTGGCGTATTTTTTGGTGCGTTTTTCACTCAAACCCTTGCAAGAAAAAATCGATTCTCTGAATGCTTTTATTAAAGATTCTACGCATGAAATCAATACGCCTTTGAGTATTATTTTAATGAGTATCGAGACTTTTGGCACACAGAATCTCAATGCTTCACAATTACAAAAAATCAGACGCATCAAGCTCGCATCAAAGAGTTTGAGCCATCTTTACAAAGATCTTGTTGTGTATAACTTCCCCCATGTCATTGATGATAATCCGCAGCTTATCGCACTTGATGTGCTGCTTTCAGAGCGTTTGGAGTATTTTGCTGCATTTTTTGAGCAAAAATCCCTCCATTTACGCGCAAGTATTGAATCAAGCACGATTGTAGCAAGTCGCGAGAAAATCACTTGTGTGGTGGATAATCTTTTAAATAATGCAATCAAATATAATAAAAAAGGTGGAGAAGTGATTGTGAATCTTGAGCAAGGGCAGTTAAGTATTGCCGATACGGGTTGTGGCATAGCCCAAGAACATTTGGATAAGATTTTTGATCGCTATCATCGTTACAATGATTTTCAAGGCGGTTTTGGTATCGGTTTGACTTTGGTAAAGCGCATTTGTGAGCAATATCACATTGAGATTGATGTGCAAAGCACGATTGATGTGGGAAGTCGATTTTGTTTGCAATGGTCGTAG
- a CDS encoding DUF1104 domain-containing protein codes for MKNIRKILLTSVMGVCLCGWLNAADFSKHTEDELIKLSGSVKVADYPDYKIEIIKRAKQMKEKDAQSFKEKLKAQYEKATENMKVKELRAYEQSAREAMKKKIDTMTVKELKESGLDKFKNRNKKCPFSKDPKKDSKKDPKTK; via the coding sequence ATAAGAAAAATATTATTGACAAGTGTAATGGGAGTTTGTCTATGTGGCTGGCTCAATGCAGCAGATTTTAGCAAGCACACAGAAGATGAACTAATCAAGCTTTCAGGTAGCGTTAAAGTAGCAGATTATCCGGATTATAAGATTGAAATCATCAAACGCGCTAAACAAATGAAAGAAAAAGATGCACAAAGTTTTAAAGAAAAGCTCAAGGCGCAATATGAAAAAGCCACTGAAAATATGAAAGTAAAAGAATTACGAGCTTATGAGCAATCAGCGCGTGAAGCAATGAAAAAGAAAATTGATACAATGACCGTTAAGGAGCTCAAAGAATCGGGATTGGATAAATTTAAAAATAGAAATAAAAAATGTCCATTTTCTAAAGATCCCAAGAAAGATTCTAAAAAAGATCCTAAGACAAAATAA
- a CDS encoding ComEC/Rec2 family competence protein, with translation MQKSYIKKDKSSPFGVELLSSPLQWIGFFIICAFILMCSLTLRYYHYQDYMSLPYPKAINAQVIAQYTKSKDNKPPYQVLKLRDEKGAIFYTTSKEDIRDLSHRFVRIYGKPLECDFRQYLQSCFFISYRISLESQRDYRDTFRSWIASQHTENLLARLYQTLFIADFLPYDLRMLSNKLGVAHLIAISGFHLGILSIVIGGFLGIFYGWYHRHFSYRNKFYDIGFITLSCMFLYLLVLNFSPSFLRSFVMALVGFLMLYSGIRLLSFKFLLVVVCLCLVLFPHLFFSIGFVLSVMGVFFIFLFVKYITLPHDRFSQWVVLPIVFNTNLYFNMQLIVHWFFPYFTPLSVVSIPLTLIFVIFFPLSLILHLVGVGGVFDSVFIWALDLKLDAIEFYTPQWLFLCYIGLCFGSIWRKECYYLLCVVCAGFFAYLCWQFYASGSSLWGVSV, from the coding sequence GTGCAAAAATCATATATCAAAAAAGATAAATCCTCACCTTTTGGTGTGGAGCTACTTAGCTCTCCTTTGCAGTGGATAGGGTTTTTTATCATTTGTGCGTTTATTTTGATGTGTAGTTTGACTTTGCGTTATTATCATTATCAAGACTATATGTCATTGCCCTATCCCAAAGCCATTAATGCACAAGTCATCGCACAATACACAAAGAGCAAGGATAATAAGCCTCCCTATCAAGTGTTGAAATTGCGTGATGAAAAAGGGGCGATTTTCTATACAACAAGTAAGGAAGACATTAGAGACCTTTCTCATCGTTTTGTGAGAATCTATGGCAAACCGTTAGAATGCGATTTTAGGCAATATCTGCAAAGCTGTTTTTTTATCTCCTATCGTATCAGCCTAGAATCTCAAAGAGACTATCGCGATACTTTTCGTTCTTGGATTGCTTCTCAACACACAGAGAATCTTTTGGCTCGGTTATATCAAACGCTTTTTATTGCGGATTTTTTGCCTTATGATTTGCGAATGTTGAGTAACAAACTCGGTGTGGCGCATTTGATTGCTATTAGCGGTTTTCATTTGGGAATCTTAAGCATCGTCATAGGGGGATTCTTGGGAATCTTTTATGGGTGGTATCATCGGCATTTTAGCTATCGCAATAAGTTTTACGATATTGGTTTCATTACGCTTAGTTGTATGTTTTTATATCTTTTAGTGCTTAATTTCTCGCCGTCATTTTTGCGCTCTTTTGTGATGGCTTTGGTGGGATTTTTGATGCTTTATAGTGGTATAAGACTTTTAAGCTTTAAGTTTCTTTTGGTGGTTGTTTGCCTGTGTCTCGTGCTTTTTCCGCATTTATTTTTTAGTATAGGGTTTGTGTTGTCTGTCATGGGCGTATTTTTTATTTTTCTCTTTGTAAAATATATCACCCTACCACACGATAGATTCTCACAATGGGTGGTATTGCCTATCGTGTTTAATACGAATCTGTATTTCAATATGCAGCTCATTGTGCATTGGTTTTTCCCTTATTTTACTCCGTTGAGTGTTGTTTCAATCCCGCTTACGCTTATTTTTGTTATCTTTTTCCCCTTAAGTTTGATTCTGCATTTAGTGGGAGTAGGCGGTGTGTTTGATTCTGTATTTATTTGGGCATTAGACTTAAAACTAGATGCGATTGAGTTTTATACACCTCAATGGTTGTTTTTGTGCTATATCGGGCTGTGTTTTGGCTCGATTTGGCGTAAGGAGTGTTATTATTTGCTTTGTGTCGTTTGTGCAGGATTTTTTGCCTATTTATGTTGGCAATTTTATGCGAGTGGTTCGAGTTTGTGGGGAGTAAGTGTGTAG
- a CDS encoding DUF1882 domain-containing protein, translating into MTEMDLKLIKMDTSHYYQRVNGLGVKVNFMGRILYDKYERVDAMLTSMLINKHFRKEITIAHSLLLANGKKVENIVFDYNGRNPERFYHRAQLLLREEGFLNFTAFNSKTPGHLHLYIHKGHTEIGEGKRLGKTLSMKLAQHCPKEWKVFPNDEMPLNFNILTLPYDVYAKERGASWARHM; encoded by the coding sequence ATGACTGAAATGGATTTGAAACTTATCAAGATGGATACATCGCATTACTACCAACGCGTAAATGGTCTAGGGGTAAAAGTAAATTTTATGGGACGGATTCTCTACGACAAATACGAAAGAGTTGATGCAATGCTCACCTCGATGTTAATCAACAAACATTTTCGTAAAGAGATCACTATTGCCCACTCTCTCTTACTTGCCAATGGCAAAAAAGTTGAAAATATTGTGTTTGATTATAACGGACGCAATCCAGAAAGATTCTATCATCGCGCTCAATTACTATTGCGTGAAGAAGGTTTCTTAAATTTTACAGCATTCAATAGCAAGACACCCGGTCATTTGCATTTATACATTCACAAAGGACATACAGAAATTGGCGAAGGAAAAAGATTAGGTAAAACACTTTCAATGAAACTAGCCCAACACTGCCCCAAAGAATGGAAAGTCTTTCCCAATGACGAAATGCCCCTTAATTTTAATATCTTAACCTTGCCCTATGATGTCTATGCGAAAGAGCGTGGGGCTTCTTGGGCAAGGCATATGTAA
- a CDS encoding acyltransferase produces the protein MIYIHDTSIIDSNVSIGENTKIWHFCHILSGAVIGENCSFGQNCMIGTNVRIGNNVKAQNNISIYEGVTIEDDVFLGPCVVFTNVINPRAFISRKNAFKPTLLQKGCSIGANATIVCGVKIGQYALIGAGSVVTKDIADFALVVGNPAKQIGWVDKAANRLHFDKNHIAYDSYDNTKYLLQDEQLILCDEDSQ, from the coding sequence ATGATTTATATCCACGATACAAGTATTATTGATAGTAATGTAAGCATCGGAGAAAACACTAAAATTTGGCACTTTTGCCATATACTTTCAGGTGCTGTCATTGGAGAAAATTGCTCTTTTGGGCAAAATTGTATGATCGGGACAAATGTCAGAATCGGAAACAATGTCAAAGCACAAAATAATATCAGCATTTATGAGGGTGTAACTATCGAAGATGATGTATTTTTAGGTCCTTGTGTCGTTTTTACAAATGTTATCAACCCTCGCGCCTTTATTTCACGCAAAAATGCGTTTAAACCCACACTTCTCCAAAAAGGTTGTTCGATTGGGGCAAATGCGACTATTGTTTGCGGAGTAAAAATCGGGCAATACGCCTTAATAGGGGCAGGAAGCGTAGTAACCAAAGATATAGCAGATTTTGCCCTTGTCGTAGGCAACCCCGCTAAACAAATCGGCTGGGTAGATAAAGCTGCCAACCGACTGCATTTTGACAAGAATCATATCGCTTATGATAGCTATGACAATACCAAATACCTCTTGCAAGACGAACAGCTGATACTCTGTGATGAGGATTCTCAATGA
- a CDS encoding replicative DNA helicase produces the protein MQEHIINIERVVISSIIFSPEIFESVSSELTSHDFIYALHRDIFETCLYLHHSGLPIDSDLIMQKMPKEKQITQEEMVGILATNPIANIEAYVSEIKEASMKRDLHSLANLLREKSMDSTHSVETLIEDIEKKVYEISLGKAQGEFQDAKMMVNNALDFLKDLKNRGNQIVVGLDTGFRELNKCTTGFNKGDLIIIGARPSMGKTTLVLNIAQHLLNKRCGVAIFSLEMPAVQLILRMMSAQSSIALQNLRVGNLTDSEWSKLTEVADKMAGSSFFVEDGSLLTISQLRSKLRKLKSKHPEVNIAIIDYLQLMAGAKSENKQHEISDISRGLKTLARELEMPIIALSQLNRLVEARDDKRPILSDLRDSGAIEQDADVILFLYRDDVYKKRADRERYARLKKEGKEKDFKPEHQEREVEPAELIVAKNRNGETRTIEIRFNKRFTRFEDMPQEISHEMNETRIDGEVFMQQLEQRAPDMPDIF, from the coding sequence GTGCAAGAGCATATTATCAATATTGAGCGAGTAGTAATCTCTTCGATTATTTTTTCACCAGAAATCTTTGAATCTGTCTCTTCAGAGCTGACATCTCACGATTTTATTTATGCCCTACATCGTGATATTTTTGAGACTTGTCTGTATTTGCATCATAGTGGTTTGCCTATTGATAGTGATTTGATTATGCAGAAAATGCCAAAAGAAAAGCAAATCACACAAGAGGAAATGGTTGGTATTCTTGCGACAAATCCGATTGCAAATATTGAAGCGTATGTGAGTGAAATTAAAGAAGCAAGTATGAAACGCGACTTGCATTCTTTGGCGAACTTGTTGCGTGAAAAGTCTATGGATAGCACACACAGCGTGGAAACATTGATTGAAGATATTGAAAAAAAGGTTTATGAAATTTCTTTGGGCAAGGCACAAGGAGAGTTTCAAGATGCCAAAATGATGGTCAATAATGCACTTGATTTTTTGAAAGATTTGAAAAATCGGGGTAATCAGATTGTCGTGGGCTTAGATACAGGTTTTAGAGAACTCAATAAATGCACGACTGGATTCAATAAAGGGGATTTGATTATCATCGGCGCGCGCCCTTCAATGGGAAAAACCACACTTGTTTTGAATATTGCCCAACATCTTTTAAATAAGCGTTGCGGGGTGGCGATTTTTAGCTTGGAAATGCCTGCTGTGCAGTTAATATTGCGTATGATGAGTGCGCAAAGCTCTATTGCCCTGCAGAATCTGCGTGTAGGGAATCTGACTGATAGCGAATGGAGCAAACTTACCGAAGTGGCAGATAAAATGGCTGGATCAAGTTTTTTTGTCGAGGACGGGAGTTTGCTCACTATCTCTCAATTACGCAGTAAGCTAAGAAAACTTAAGAGTAAGCACCCTGAAGTCAATATTGCTATTATAGATTATCTGCAATTAATGGCTGGTGCTAAGAGTGAGAATAAACAACATGAGATTTCAGATATTTCACGCGGTCTCAAGACTTTGGCGCGTGAGCTTGAAATGCCAATCATTGCACTTTCTCAACTTAATCGCCTTGTGGAAGCGCGTGATGATAAACGCCCGATTCTCTCTGATTTGAGAGATTCTGGAGCGATTGAGCAAGATGCAGATGTGATATTATTTTTGTATCGTGATGATGTGTATAAAAAACGCGCAGACAGAGAACGATATGCAAGGCTTAAAAAAGAAGGCAAGGAAAAGGATTTTAAACCCGAGCATCAAGAGCGGGAAGTCGAACCGGCGGAATTGATTGTCGCAAAAAATCGTAATGGAGAAACACGAACGATTGAAATCCGCTTCAACAAACGTTTTACGCGTTTTGAAGATATGCCACAAGAGATAAGCCACGAAATGAATGAGACGCGCATTGACGGAGAGGTATTTATGCAGCAACTTGAGCAGCGCGCACCTGATATGCCTGATATATTTTAG
- a CDS encoding SPOR domain-containing protein → METKRELNDILINDEEFQKQNRTKKLIMMIAMALIFLSILIAVVFIITREEEDLTEQTIATEGGLTPINKDSDQFVDVPLETNASTEDPFQKILDDIRTRNSGSDAANNTQVASVDKPRTDSKPPVVLPPKDVKPAPVVKPAESKPTPPPANKPATPTTPPAKPAPVVKPTESKPTPPPANKPATPTATAQTNPPATQTNTQPVSITNVFNDISTPTDTSKNGQVAEKGFYIQVGSFANKPSDEFLKKISNYSYRVYAGTSNGQATTKYLIGPYNSRIEAGRDLPKFTTLVTDPVHFEVK, encoded by the coding sequence ATGGAAACAAAAAGAGAACTTAATGATATTCTAATCAACGATGAAGAATTCCAAAAACAAAATCGCACCAAAAAATTGATTATGATGATTGCAATGGCACTCATCTTTTTGAGTATTTTAATTGCCGTTGTATTCATCATCACACGCGAAGAGGAAGATTTAACAGAACAAACCATTGCAACTGAAGGAGGGCTTACCCCTATCAATAAGGATTCTGACCAATTTGTAGATGTCCCACTAGAAACAAATGCTTCTACCGAGGATCCTTTCCAAAAGATACTTGATGATATTCGCACACGCAATAGTGGCAGTGATGCAGCAAATAACACACAAGTTGCTAGTGTTGATAAACCTCGCACAGATTCTAAGCCTCCTGTCGTTTTGCCTCCTAAAGATGTTAAACCTGCGCCCGTTGTCAAACCTGCAGAATCTAAGCCTACGCCACCTCCTGCAAACAAACCGGCAACGCCAACAACTCCTCCCGCAAAACCTGCGCCCGTTGTCAAACCTACAGAATCTAAGCCTACGCCACCTCCTGCAAACAAACCGGCAACGCCAACAGCTACCGCTCAAACCAATCCTCCTGCTACACAAACAAATACACAGCCTGTGAGCATTACAAATGTTTTCAATGATATTTCTACGCCCACAGATACCTCCAAAAATGGACAAGTAGCAGAAAAAGGATTCTATATCCAAGTAGGATCATTTGCCAACAAACCGAGCGATGAATTTCTCAAAAAAATCAGCAATTACAGCTACCGCGTCTATGCAGGCACTTCAAATGGTCAAGCTACGACAAAATATCTCATCGGTCCTTATAATTCTCGTATTGAGGCAGGACGTGATTTACCAAAATTTACCACACTCGTTACCGATCCTGTGCATTTCGAGGTTAAATAA
- a CDS encoding response regulator transcription factor → MATKILLLEDDFVLSEILMEFLQERDYQVTLCEDANTALETAYEHSFDLWILDVKVPQGNGFSLLKELRECGKNTPAIFITSLDSIEDLQNGYKAGCDDYIKKPFELLELQYRIETLLKRSFAHKDDDFVALPNGFRFGILRQLLYDAQGEVVTLTQKETLLLALLLQNKNTYVSQETIFATLWEYEQEPSEMSLRAYVKNLRKILGKDCILNQRGRGYCYVG, encoded by the coding sequence ATGGCAACAAAAATTTTATTATTAGAAGATGATTTTGTGCTTTCTGAAATTTTAATGGAATTTTTGCAAGAGCGAGATTATCAAGTAACCCTTTGTGAAGATGCAAATACAGCGTTAGAGACTGCTTATGAACATAGTTTTGATTTGTGGATTCTTGATGTGAAAGTGCCTCAAGGCAATGGCTTTTCTTTGCTTAAAGAGTTAAGAGAATGTGGAAAAAATACACCCGCAATTTTTATCACTTCGCTTGATAGCATTGAGGATTTGCAGAATGGCTACAAGGCGGGGTGTGATGATTATATCAAGAAACCTTTTGAATTATTAGAGCTGCAATATCGCATTGAGACATTATTAAAACGCTCTTTTGCTCACAAAGATGATGATTTTGTCGCATTGCCTAATGGTTTTCGTTTTGGGATTCTTCGGCAGTTGCTTTATGATGCTCAAGGAGAAGTGGTTACACTCACTCAAAAAGAGACGCTTTTGCTTGCATTGCTTCTACAAAACAAAAATACTTATGTCTCCCAAGAAACGATTTTTGCAACATTATGGGAATATGAACAAGAGCCAAGCGAAATGAGTTTGCGCGCTTATGTCAAGAATCTACGCAAAATATTGGGTAAAGATTGTATCCTCAATCAACGCGGGAGAGGGTATTGCTATGTCGGATAA
- a CDS encoding nucleotide sugar dehydrogenase, protein MNTSAPKAPLPTLENIQIAIIGLGYVGLPLALEFGKHYRTLGFDTSQKRISDLRTHIDRTRQITESDWDQSCYLKFCDDEQDLSTANIYIIAVPTPIDTHKVPDLSHLLHASAIVAKYLKRGDVVIYESTTYPTCTQNECANVLEQISHLKLNKDFCLGYSPERINPSDRTHTLTSIKKITSGSTDEAGKFIDKLYASIITAGTHLVSSIESAEMTKIIENAQRDLNIAFVNEIYIICEHLGINALEVLEAAKTKWNFLPFSPGLVGGHCISVDPYYLTHKMNAMGYHPQVISSGRLINDAMPQFVAQKIIKLMIQNRIEILNAQILILGITFKPNCPDIRNSQIPIVKTQLEDFGAKVSIYDPLADSQEVVESYHISLLSVLPSHQFDVIFLAIAHDEFLHLSHNTLGKTHHIYYTLTPHKLEPLA, encoded by the coding sequence ATGAATACTTCTGCACCAAAAGCCCCCTTGCCTACGCTTGAAAATATACAGATTGCAATCATAGGCTTAGGATATGTGGGGCTTCCTCTCGCTCTTGAATTTGGCAAACACTATCGCACATTAGGCTTTGATACTTCACAAAAACGCATTAGCGACCTCCGCACTCATATTGATCGCACACGACAAATCACAGAATCTGATTGGGACCAGTCTTGCTATCTTAAATTTTGCGATGACGAGCAGGATCTTAGCACTGCAAATATTTATATCATAGCTGTTCCTACTCCTATCGACACACATAAAGTCCCCGATCTTTCTCATTTGCTTCACGCGAGCGCAATCGTTGCAAAATATCTCAAAAGGGGCGATGTCGTGATTTACGAATCGACAACCTACCCCACTTGCACGCAAAATGAATGCGCAAATGTCCTTGAGCAAATTAGTCATCTTAAGCTTAATAAAGACTTTTGTCTCGGCTACTCACCCGAACGCATTAATCCTAGCGATCGCACTCACACACTCACATCAATTAAAAAAATCACTTCAGGCAGCACCGATGAGGCAGGAAAATTTATCGATAAACTCTATGCGTCTATTATCACTGCAGGCACACATCTTGTCTCATCTATCGAAAGCGCGGAAATGACAAAGATTATCGAAAATGCTCAACGCGACTTAAATATCGCCTTTGTGAATGAAATCTACATCATTTGCGAACATTTAGGAATCAATGCGCTAGAAGTGCTTGAAGCTGCAAAAACAAAGTGGAATTTTTTACCCTTTTCTCCCGGTCTTGTAGGCGGGCATTGCATCAGTGTCGATCCTTATTATCTCACACACAAAATGAATGCAATGGGCTATCACCCACAAGTGATTAGCTCTGGACGCTTGATTAATGACGCGATGCCTCAATTTGTCGCACAAAAGATTATCAAATTAATGATTCAAAATCGCATTGAGATTCTAAACGCACAGATTCTGATACTTGGCATCACTTTTAAACCAAATTGCCCAGATATTCGCAACTCACAGATTCCCATTGTCAAGACACAGCTCGAAGATTTTGGTGCAAAAGTCAGCATTTATGACCCTCTTGCAGATTCTCAAGAAGTAGTAGAATCTTATCACATCTCACTTTTGTCGGTATTACCTTCACATCAATTTGATGTGATTTTTCTTGCTATCGCACATGATGAATTCTTGCATCTCTCCCACAATACACTCGGTAAAACTCATCATATTTACTACACACTTACTCCCCACAAACTCGAACCACTCGCATAA